One genomic segment of Verrucomicrobiota bacterium includes these proteins:
- a CDS encoding DUF1501 domain-containing protein, protein MNLHAAQTRALTRRHFLLQCGAGVGAMALNSLLGRVAQASETLRSATPLAPKKPMLSAKAKRVIYLHMSGAPPQMDLFDYKPKLKELHGTPCPKEFFEGKRLAFIKGHPRLLGSPHKFTQVGQNGTWVTELLPHFRGIADDVTMIHSMSTEEFNHAPAELLLFTGASRFGSASMGSWVTYGLGSENQNLPGFIVLVSGGTDPTGGKALWSSGFLPSVYQGVQCRSVGDPILYTSNPNSMSRDVRRRSLDALKQLNEFELKTVGDPETLTRISQFELAFLMQVSVPEVMDISKEPAAVREMYGAAPGKASFANNCLLARRLVEQGVRFVQLFDWGWDIHGTGTGDDLMTAFPKKCKDIDQPVAALINDLKQRGLLEDTLVVWGGEFGRTSMNEERDGSAFLGRDHHPGCFTMWLAGGGVKPGLRYGATDELGYTVVENKVHVHDLQATILHLLGLDPHKLSFPFQGLDQRLIGPTEEPQVVKDILV, encoded by the coding sequence ATGAACCTTCATGCTGCCCAAACTCGCGCGCTCACGCGCAGGCATTTTCTCTTGCAGTGCGGCGCCGGCGTGGGCGCGATGGCGTTGAACTCCTTGCTGGGCCGCGTGGCTCAAGCATCAGAGACCCTTCGCTCCGCTACTCCACTCGCCCCCAAGAAACCGATGCTGTCCGCCAAGGCCAAACGGGTGATTTACCTCCACATGTCCGGCGCGCCGCCGCAGATGGACCTCTTCGATTACAAACCGAAGCTCAAAGAATTGCACGGCACGCCTTGCCCGAAAGAATTCTTCGAAGGCAAACGGCTCGCGTTCATCAAGGGCCATCCCCGATTGCTCGGTTCGCCGCACAAATTCACGCAGGTCGGCCAGAACGGGACGTGGGTCACGGAGTTGTTGCCGCATTTCCGCGGCATCGCCGACGATGTGACGATGATTCACTCGATGTCCACCGAGGAATTCAACCACGCCCCAGCCGAACTCCTCCTGTTCACGGGCGCCTCGCGATTCGGGAGCGCGTCGATGGGTTCATGGGTGACGTACGGCCTCGGCTCTGAAAATCAGAATCTACCCGGCTTCATCGTGCTGGTCTCCGGCGGCACCGACCCGACCGGCGGCAAGGCGCTTTGGAGCAGCGGATTCCTGCCGTCAGTTTATCAAGGCGTCCAATGCCGCTCGGTAGGCGATCCGATCCTTTACACGTCCAATCCCAATAGCATGAGCCGCGATGTGCGCCGTCGCAGTCTGGACGCGCTCAAACAATTGAACGAATTCGAGCTGAAAACCGTCGGCGACCCGGAAACGCTCACGCGCATCAGCCAGTTCGAGCTCGCGTTTTTGATGCAGGTCTCGGTGCCGGAGGTAATGGACATCAGCAAGGAACCGGCGGCGGTGCGGGAAATGTACGGCGCGGCGCCGGGCAAAGCTTCCTTCGCCAATAATTGCCTGCTGGCGCGGCGCCTGGTGGAACAAGGCGTGCGGTTCGTGCAATTGTTTGATTGGGGCTGGGACATCCACGGCACCGGCACGGGGGACGATCTCATGACCGCGTTTCCGAAGAAGTGCAAAGACATCGATCAACCCGTCGCAGCGCTGATCAACGACCTCAAGCAACGAGGCCTGCTGGAGGACACGCTTGTGGTGTGGGGCGGCGAGTTCGGGCGCACTTCGATGAACGAAGAGCGCGACGGGTCGGCGTTTCTGGGCCGCGATCATCATCCGGGATGTTTCACGATGTGGCTGGCGGGCGGCGGGGTCAAACCGGGACTGCGCTACGGCGCGACGGACGAACTGGGCTACACCGTCGTGGAAAACAAAGTCCACGTGCACGATTTGCAGGCGACGATCCTTCACTTGCTGGGTTTGGACCCACACAAGCTCTCGTTCCCATTCCAGGGCCTGGACCAGCGCTTGATCGGGCCGACGGAAGAACCGCAAGTCGTGAAGGACATTCTCGTATGA
- a CDS encoding DUF1549 domain-containing protein, translated as MSLSGFKLNYALFWGVLLGTTTLPASLHAASPVDFNRDIRPILSENCFQCHGLDEKARKAKLRLDTRENAIAARQDGAAIVPGLSRESKLIERIRRLSLDLIGLPTSIADADEFVRDRTPDAYDKLVDRLLASPAFGEHWARLWLDLARFADSVGYGSDPLRPMWRYRDWVIEAFNRNLPFDQFSPPADQHAAAGVRDFERRGVLRDGAGISVAHLPGRRLHCRGPRPFWVAAGVASAPCRGSSPGFGNALPERVGALSNRSRGRQELVQRNARRDTERRCPGRAGRVGCRLERFAEPGRAVDERMNQMEERFDHG; from the coding sequence ATGAGTCTGTCTGGTTTCAAGTTGAACTACGCGCTTTTTTGGGGGGTGCTCCTGGGCACAACCACGCTGCCTGCGTCCTTGCACGCCGCAAGCCCCGTCGATTTCAACCGCGACATTCGACCGATCCTTTCCGAGAACTGCTTTCAGTGCCACGGGCTCGATGAAAAGGCCCGCAAGGCGAAGCTCCGGCTCGACACGCGCGAAAACGCCATCGCGGCGCGGCAGGATGGAGCGGCCATCGTTCCGGGCCTCAGCCGCGAGAGCAAACTGATCGAACGCATCCGCCGCCTCAGTCTGGATCTCATCGGACTGCCGACTTCGATTGCGGACGCCGACGAGTTCGTTCGCGACCGGACCCCAGACGCTTACGACAAACTCGTGGATCGTTTGCTCGCGTCGCCGGCGTTTGGCGAGCACTGGGCGCGCTTGTGGCTGGACCTGGCGCGCTTCGCGGATTCGGTGGGTTACGGCTCCGATCCGTTGCGGCCCATGTGGCGTTACCGCGACTGGGTCATCGAAGCTTTCAACCGGAACTTGCCCTTCGATCAGTTTTCGCCGCCAGCCGACCAACACGCCGCTGCAGGCGTTCGTGACTTTGAACGACGCGGCGTTCTTCGAGATGGCGCAGGGATTAGCGTTGCGCATTTGCCGGGAAGGCGGCTCCACTGCCGCGGACCGCGTCCGTTTTGGGTTGCGGCTGGCGTTGCTTCGGCCCCCTGCCGAGGTTCAAGTCCGGGCTTTGGAAACGCTCTACCAGAGCGAGTTGGCGCATTATCGAACCGATCCAGAGGCCGCCAGGAACTTGTTCAAAGGAACGCCCGGCGGGATACCGAGCGACGTTGCCCCGGCCGAGCTGGCCGCGTGGGTTGTCGTCTCGAACGTTTTGCTGAACCTGGACGCGCTGTTGATGAAAGGATGAATCAGATGGAAGAGAGATTTGACCACGGATGA
- a CDS encoding class I SAM-dependent methyltransferase: MSTTVPDALAINRAFYAAHAQEYCRKTAEPRRDETYRPFAALLTPGARVLDAGCGSGRDSVALAQQGFRVTAIDASPEMVREACARGVDARVLTFQEMEFASEFDGIWACASLLHVPRAEIPGVLRRFHRALRSPGVLYVSLKDGTGEGIAEEGRFFSYFTLAEFGELLTQENFRGVKAWQSSDREFSGAERSWVNFLGASRI; the protein is encoded by the coding sequence ATGTCAACGACTGTTCCAGACGCCTTGGCAATCAACCGCGCTTTTTACGCGGCCCACGCCCAGGAGTATTGTCGCAAAACCGCCGAGCCCCGCCGCGATGAAACGTACCGGCCGTTCGCGGCCCTGTTAACTCCCGGCGCGCGCGTTCTGGACGCGGGTTGTGGTTCAGGACGAGACAGCGTGGCGTTGGCGCAACAGGGATTCCGCGTCACCGCCATCGACGCTTCGCCGGAAATGGTCCGTGAGGCGTGTGCCCGCGGCGTGGATGCGAGAGTTTTGACATTTCAGGAAATGGAATTCGCTTCCGAGTTCGATGGGATCTGGGCCTGCGCGTCGCTGCTCCATGTGCCGCGCGCGGAAATCCCTGGCGTGCTGCGCCGCTTTCATCGGGCGCTGCGCTCACCGGGCGTGCTCTATGTGTCGCTCAAAGACGGGACGGGAGAAGGCATCGCGGAAGAGGGACGCTTCTTCAGCTACTTCACGCTGGCTGAATTCGGCGAGCTGCTCACCCAGGAAAACTTTCGGGGGGTCAAAGCCTGGCAGAGCAGCGACAGGGAATTCTCCGGCGCGGAACGGAGCTGGGTGAATTTCCTCGGTGCATCCCGAATATGA
- a CDS encoding DUF1326 domain-containing protein yields MKRQTCFLTMLAVTLASSWAAKPSTLSGDYVEVRTCNVYAGTCFVNGEMGLAGKEGILAWSIRHGDWKGVALGGLNVVAVVATEDTLGDQKLHPRDGKAVVFLDARANAEQKEALLDFVRTQGGRLVSELVEIKTGAVKIERDNPSDPVSVTVAAAGLVEISTLGLSGQKPPCGSPEVYYPPLTDVKDARVGFTSYASYQGSSLNRKWEITSVFAAFVGTFAL; encoded by the coding sequence ATGAAACGACAAACTTGTTTTCTGACCATGCTCGCCGTGACCCTGGCGTCGTCTTGGGCCGCCAAGCCTTCGACTCTCTCCGGCGATTACGTCGAAGTCCGGACCTGCAACGTGTATGCCGGCACTTGTTTTGTGAACGGTGAAATGGGGCTGGCCGGCAAGGAAGGCATTCTGGCGTGGTCCATCCGCCACGGGGATTGGAAAGGCGTGGCGCTCGGCGGGTTGAACGTGGTCGCCGTCGTCGCCACCGAGGACACCTTGGGTGACCAGAAACTGCACCCTCGGGACGGGAAAGCCGTCGTGTTCCTTGACGCTCGGGCCAACGCCGAACAAAAGGAGGCGTTGCTCGATTTCGTCCGGACCCAGGGCGGCCGGCTGGTTTCGGAGCTTGTCGAGATCAAGACCGGCGCCGTGAAAATCGAACGCGACAATCCTTCGGACCCCGTTTCCGTGACCGTGGCCGCGGCGGGCCTTGTGGAGATTTCGACGCTGGGGTTGTCGGGCCAGAAGCCGCCATGCGGCAGCCCCGAAGTGTATTACCCGCCTCTGACCGACGTGAAGGACGCGCGGGTGGGTTTCACGAGTTACGCGAGCTACCAGGGTTCAAGCCTGAATCGAAAGTGGGAGATCACGTCCGTCTTCGCGGCGTTTGTCGGCACGTTCGCGCTGTAG
- a CDS encoding CHAD domain-containing protein translates to MPSLNTELWPEPKTGLTLKAHLLDSTQTLWRGYRKKLRRCQEQFSDTSVHDLRVQTRRLLALVSLMRAMIAHESLAKTERQLKKRLDTFGELRDTQVQLRFTERFLHEFPRLQSFQEWLSRREQRLIKRLARQIDQFKTEKLSSLMAAVRRPIRCGRVSWSRRRLQVGDTAD, encoded by the coding sequence ATGCCTTCCTTGAACACCGAACTGTGGCCGGAGCCGAAGACGGGCTTGACGCTCAAGGCGCATCTCCTGGATTCGACTCAGACGCTCTGGCGCGGTTACCGGAAGAAACTCCGACGTTGCCAGGAACAATTCTCCGACACCTCAGTCCATGACCTGCGCGTCCAGACGCGGCGGTTGCTGGCGCTGGTGAGTTTGATGCGGGCCATGATTGCGCATGAATCCCTCGCGAAGACGGAGCGGCAATTGAAAAAGCGCCTGGACACGTTCGGCGAATTGCGGGACACGCAAGTTCAACTGCGGTTCACGGAACGTTTCCTTCACGAATTCCCCCGGCTTCAGTCATTCCAGGAATGGTTGAGCCGGCGAGAACAGCGTTTGATCAAACGTTTGGCCCGGCAGATCGACCAGTTCAAGACCGAGAAACTGTCGAGCTTGATGGCTGCGGTGCGCCGGCCAATCCGGTGCGGTCGGGTGAGTTGGTCGCGCCGCCGACTACAAGTCGGCGATACGGCAGATTGA